In a single window of the Neospora caninum Liverpool complete genome, chromosome VIIa genome:
- a CDS encoding GNS1/SUR4 domain containing protein, related produces the protein MEVRETSEMVLDRRPPGELSTYPNKAALNLNEEYPFLRPLYSDFEAEYRAIPWLRWTVARYHVAPIAVTIYLLFCYFGTRWMKNRPAYDLRRPLKYWNLFLAIFSFMGMIRVVPHLFEILRRWGFEVSICSPPVYTYGHGGCGLWIFLFIYSKYFELLDTVFIVLRKRPLNFLHWYHHATVLLYTWDGYCVEQPAGIYFVAMNYSVHAIMYFYYFLAAQMQRPLSWGIFVTIAQISQMFVGVGVTCVSLYYSFAYPLVNKWTGWQFTDPMTYGQYINTRNLVYGLLMYSTYFYLFAEYFFKRYISKTSHKKIQAKKAE, from the exons ATGGAGGTTAGAGAAACGAGTGAAATGGTACTGGACCGGAGGCCGCCGGGCGAGCTTAGCACGTATCCGAACAAGGCGGCGTTGAACCTGAATGAGGAGTATCCCTTTCTGAGACCCTTGTACTCAGACTT TGAGGCCGAATACAGGGCGATCCCATGGCTTCGCTGGACCGTCGCCCGGTACCATGTCGCACCCATCGCAGTCACGATTtatcttctcttctgctaCTTCGGCACGAGATGGATGAAGAACAGACCCGCGTATGATCTACGACGCCCACTGAAATACTGGAACTTGTTTCTCGCCATTTTCAGTTTCATGGGCATG ATCCGCGTCGTCCCGCACTTGTTCGAGATTTTGCGCCGTTGGGGATTCGAGGTGTCCATCTGCTCCCCACCCGTCTACACCTACGGCCACGGGGGGTGCGGATTGTGGATCTTTTTGTTCATCTATTCTAAATACTTTGAGCTGCTGGATACTGTCTTCATTGTCCTTCGGAAACGACCTCTTAACTTCCTGCACTGGTATCACCACGCGACAGTGCTGTTGTACACCTGGGATGGTTACTGCGTAGAGCAGCCTGCAGGTATCTATTTCGTTGCGATGAATTACAGTGTGCATGCGATCATGTACTTTTACTATTTCCTTGCTGCCCAGATGCAGCGGCCACTCTCGTGGGGTATATTTGTAACGATCGCCCAAATTTCGCAGATGTTTGTGGGCGTAGGTGTCACGTGTGTGTCGCTGTATTACTCCTTCGCATATCCGCTAGTCAATAAATGGACGGGCTGGCAGTTCACTGACCCCATGACGTACGGCCAATATATCAATACCCGCAACCTCGTCTACGGCCTCCTCATGTATTCCACCTACTTTTATCTCTTCGCGGAGTACTTCTTCAAGAGATATATCTCGAAGACCTCGCACAAGAAAATCCAGGCGAAAAAAGCGGAGTAG